Proteins encoded by one window of Gopherus evgoodei ecotype Sinaloan lineage unplaced genomic scaffold, rGopEvg1_v1.p scaffold_32_arrow_ctg1, whole genome shotgun sequence:
- the LOC115640772 gene encoding butyrophilin subfamily 1 member A1-like isoform X2 gives MKGLSIYHRSRASSSLPDFIMFFITFYVHKLESARFTVIGPDQPVTAIVGEDTVLPCHLSPRISAENMEVRWFRSEFTSFVHLYQHGKDEYEQQMPDYHERTELLKASIMDGNVALRISNVRPSDEGEYRCFVQDGVFYEEAVLELTVEASGSAPQISVEGYQDGGIRMVCQLSGWYPEPEVLWRDHSGQPLSSTKTKSTDGRGLFEIKSSIIITENSNQNLSCSIRNAYFNLEKEPSTFYISDFFLPRMSPWPVVCSVTLVISLVFISLTLFLFMLRGKHLNTISKLQADLEWRRSLSDTVNVTLDPDTAHPELVLSEDRKSVRWGDTRQRLPNNPERFDTDPCVLGCEGFTSGRHCWEVEVGDAGGWSVGVAKESVGRKGGISYSPDGGIWAVGWRWGGQFQALPSPLTPLPLSRVPSRIRVCLDCDRGQVTFIGAGDEAPIFTFPPGSVPGGRIRPWFWVGPGHPAQPVSLRHTAERGTGNQPL, from the exons ATGAAGGGTCTTTCAATCTACCACAGGTCCAGAGCCAGCTCCTCTCTACCTGATTTCATCATGTTCTTCATTACATTTTATGTTCACAAGCTGGAATCAG CTCGGTTCACAGTGATTGGACCTGATCAGCCTGTCACTGCCATTGTGGGTGAGGACACTGTGTTACCCTGTCACTTGTCCCCCAGGATAAGCGCTGAGAACATGGAGGTGAGATGGTTCCGATCTGAGTTCACTTCGTTTGTGCACCTGTATCAGCATGGAAAGGATGAGTACGAGCAGCAGATGCCAGACTATCATGAAAGGACAGAGCTTTTGAAAGCCAGCATCATGGATGGGAATGTTGCTTTGAGGATTTCGAATGTCAGACCCTCTGACGAAGGAGAGTACCGCTGTTTTGTTCAAGATGGTGTCTTTTATGAAGAAGCTGTATTGGAACTGACGGTCGAAG CTTCAGGCTCTGCACCTCAAATCTCTGTTGAGGGTTATCAGGATGGAGGGATCCGAATGGTGTGTCAGTTGTCAGGATGGTACCCAGAGCCCGAGGTGCTGTGGAGAGATCACAGTGGGCAGCCTTTATCTTCTACTAAAACAAAATCCACAGATGGACGTGGGCTCTTTGAAATAAAAAGTTCTATCATTATAACAGAAAATTCAAACCAGAATTTATCCTGTTCTATAAGGAACGCTTACTTCAACCTAGAAAAGGAACCCTCAACTTTTTATATATCAG ATTTCTTTTTACCACGAATGTCTCCTTGGCCGGTGGTTTGCAGTGTGACTCTGGTGATTTCATTGGTGTTCATCAGCCTTACTCTTTTTCTGTTCATGTTAAGAG ggAAACATCTCAACACTATCA GTAAACTTCAAGCAGACCTAG AGTGGAGAAGATCCCTAAGTGATACAG TGaatgtgactctggatccagacacggCTCATCCTGAACTCGTCCTGTCTGAGGATCGGAAAAGTGTGAGATGGGGAGACACGCGGCAGCGACTGCCCAACAACCCTGAGAGATTTGACACTGATCcctgtgtgctgggctgtgagggattcacctcggggagacattgctgggaggtggaggtgggagatGCGGGAGGCTGGTCTGTGGGGGTGGCCAAAGAgtctgtggggaggaagggagggatcaGCTATAGCCCTGATggggggatctgggctgtggggtggcgctgggggggTCAGTTCcaggctctcccctcccctctgacccccctgcccctgagccGGGTCCCCAGCAGGATCCGGGTTTGTCTGGACTGTGACCGGGGGCAGGTGACATTTATCGGTGCTGGTGACGAGGCCCCGATCTTCACTTTCCCGCCGGGCTCCGTCCCTGGGGGGAGAATCCGACCCTGGTTCTGGGTGGGGCCGGGACACCCGGCTCAGCCTGTGTCCCTGAGACACACAGCAGAGAGGGGAACTGGAAATCAGCCTCTCTAG
- the LOC115640772 gene encoding butyrophilin subfamily 1 member A1-like isoform X1 — MKGLSIYHRSRASSSLPDFIMFFITFYVHKLESARFTVIGPDQPVTAIVGEDTVLPCHLSPRISAENMEVRWFRSEFTSFVHLYQHGKDEYEQQMPDYHERTELLKASIMDGNVALRISNVRPSDEGEYRCFVQDGVFYEEAVLELTVEASGSAPQISVEGYQDGGIRMVCQLSGWYPEPEVLWRDHSGQPLSSTKTKSTDGRGLFEIKSSIIITENSNQNLSCSIRNAYFNLEKEPSTFYISELISWKEDFFLPRMSPWPVVCSVTLVISLVFISLTLFLFMLRGKHLNTISKLQADLEWRRSLSDTVNVTLDPDTAHPELVLSEDRKSVRWGDTRQRLPNNPERFDTDPCVLGCEGFTSGRHCWEVEVGDAGGWSVGVAKESVGRKGGISYSPDGGIWAVGWRWGGQFQALPSPLTPLPLSRVPSRIRVCLDCDRGQVTFIGAGDEAPIFTFPPGSVPGGRIRPWFWVGPGHPAQPVSLRHTAERGTGNQPL, encoded by the exons ATGAAGGGTCTTTCAATCTACCACAGGTCCAGAGCCAGCTCCTCTCTACCTGATTTCATCATGTTCTTCATTACATTTTATGTTCACAAGCTGGAATCAG CTCGGTTCACAGTGATTGGACCTGATCAGCCTGTCACTGCCATTGTGGGTGAGGACACTGTGTTACCCTGTCACTTGTCCCCCAGGATAAGCGCTGAGAACATGGAGGTGAGATGGTTCCGATCTGAGTTCACTTCGTTTGTGCACCTGTATCAGCATGGAAAGGATGAGTACGAGCAGCAGATGCCAGACTATCATGAAAGGACAGAGCTTTTGAAAGCCAGCATCATGGATGGGAATGTTGCTTTGAGGATTTCGAATGTCAGACCCTCTGACGAAGGAGAGTACCGCTGTTTTGTTCAAGATGGTGTCTTTTATGAAGAAGCTGTATTGGAACTGACGGTCGAAG CTTCAGGCTCTGCACCTCAAATCTCTGTTGAGGGTTATCAGGATGGAGGGATCCGAATGGTGTGTCAGTTGTCAGGATGGTACCCAGAGCCCGAGGTGCTGTGGAGAGATCACAGTGGGCAGCCTTTATCTTCTACTAAAACAAAATCCACAGATGGACGTGGGCTCTTTGAAATAAAAAGTTCTATCATTATAACAGAAAATTCAAACCAGAATTTATCCTGTTCTATAAGGAACGCTTACTTCAACCTAGAAAAGGAACCCTCAACTTTTTATATATCAG AATTAATTTCATGGAAAGAAG ATTTCTTTTTACCACGAATGTCTCCTTGGCCGGTGGTTTGCAGTGTGACTCTGGTGATTTCATTGGTGTTCATCAGCCTTACTCTTTTTCTGTTCATGTTAAGAG ggAAACATCTCAACACTATCA GTAAACTTCAAGCAGACCTAG AGTGGAGAAGATCCCTAAGTGATACAG TGaatgtgactctggatccagacacggCTCATCCTGAACTCGTCCTGTCTGAGGATCGGAAAAGTGTGAGATGGGGAGACACGCGGCAGCGACTGCCCAACAACCCTGAGAGATTTGACACTGATCcctgtgtgctgggctgtgagggattcacctcggggagacattgctgggaggtggaggtgggagatGCGGGAGGCTGGTCTGTGGGGGTGGCCAAAGAgtctgtggggaggaagggagggatcaGCTATAGCCCTGATggggggatctgggctgtggggtggcgctgggggggTCAGTTCcaggctctcccctcccctctgacccccctgcccctgagccGGGTCCCCAGCAGGATCCGGGTTTGTCTGGACTGTGACCGGGGGCAGGTGACATTTATCGGTGCTGGTGACGAGGCCCCGATCTTCACTTTCCCGCCGGGCTCCGTCCCTGGGGGGAGAATCCGACCCTGGTTCTGGGTGGGGCCGGGACACCCGGCTCAGCCTGTGTCCCTGAGACACACAGCAGAGAGGGGAACTGGAAATCAGCCTCTCTAG